A genomic region of Terriglobia bacterium contains the following coding sequences:
- a CDS encoding HAD family hydrolase, producing MHKNLVFLFDVDNTLLDNDRVSADLKRHLEREVGHERQQRYWSIFEELRSELGYADYLGALQRYRSNYPHDPKLLTVSHFLLEYPFANRLFPNSLDAVDHVKQFGRPVILSDGDVVFQPQKIWRSGLHDAFDGAALIYIHKEHELDDVEARYPADHYVLVDDKIRILTAIKRAWGQRVTTVFPRQGHYALDEKVVSSYPPADYTINRIGELVNLDFQCLAQGGAMQAGAAD from the coding sequence ATGCACAAGAATCTGGTCTTCCTGTTCGATGTGGACAACACGCTGCTCGACAATGATCGCGTTTCCGCCGATCTCAAGCGCCATCTGGAACGCGAGGTCGGACACGAACGGCAACAGCGCTACTGGTCGATCTTCGAGGAGCTGCGTTCCGAGCTTGGCTACGCTGATTATCTCGGCGCATTGCAGCGTTACCGCTCCAACTATCCTCACGATCCGAAACTGCTGACCGTGTCCCACTTCCTGTTGGAATATCCGTTCGCCAACCGGCTCTTCCCCAATTCGCTCGACGCCGTGGACCACGTCAAGCAGTTCGGACGCCCGGTAATCCTCTCCGACGGCGACGTCGTCTTCCAACCGCAGAAGATTTGGCGCTCCGGACTGCATGACGCCTTCGACGGCGCCGCGCTCATTTACATCCACAAGGAGCACGAGCTGGACGACGTTGAGGCACGCTACCCCGCCGATCACTACGTCCTGGTGGACGATAAGATTCGCATCCTGACCGCAATCAAGCGGGCTTGGGGGCAGCGTGTAACTACCGTGTTCCCGCGCCAGGGCCACTACGCGCTCGATGAAAAAGTCGTTAGCTCCTATCCTCCGGCTGACTACACCATCAATCGCATCGGAGAGTTAGTGAACTTGGATTTCCAGTGTCTTGCACAAGGCGGCGCCATGCAGGCAGGCGCCGCGGACTGA